A genomic segment from Demetria terragena DSM 11295 encodes:
- a CDS encoding peptidoglycan-binding protein, whose translation MDVEAAGGDDRFRGAGVGDLDAIRDRPSIALNRRSLLTATAAGVAAPFLLPADASWAMVAGAANNNVTTWSTPVNRTYNVRAVQHLLREHGYSITTWEDSFGTYTKSRIKAFQKAKGLTQDGVCGPKTLEKLCITVKYGQNRPAVRAAALLLRKHNFHTMPIDKSINNNPFGAQTSLLVQSFQMQHRKGRGALVGVGTWQNLFSEQITIAGTPLEQSGTGNAQWSNCGPVCGVQMILAHRKTPSGWNGYSSSTRTAVERFRYEAMGLAKSSARDKSGTEFPDFQKGLGDYGIKVRRGGIEDTIRDAKRGVPSIAGGDVYRMPYSKRVKSPVSHWVVVVGYYSGYYLVLDPIGTTPRTERITEAQLRHYAASNPGYTPGHPTMAPPTQNSILLA comes from the coding sequence ATGGATGTTGAAGCAGCCGGAGGAGATGACCGGTTCCGCGGTGCCGGGGTGGGTGATCTGGACGCGATCCGCGACCGACCGTCGATCGCGCTCAACCGACGGTCCCTCCTGACGGCGACGGCGGCAGGAGTCGCCGCACCGTTCTTGCTCCCCGCAGATGCATCGTGGGCGATGGTGGCCGGTGCTGCCAACAACAACGTCACCACCTGGTCCACTCCCGTCAATCGGACCTATAACGTCCGGGCTGTTCAACACCTGCTGCGCGAGCACGGGTACTCGATCACCACCTGGGAGGACAGTTTCGGGACGTACACCAAGAGCCGAATCAAGGCCTTCCAGAAGGCTAAGGGTCTGACGCAGGACGGCGTCTGTGGACCAAAGACTCTCGAGAAGCTCTGCATCACGGTCAAGTACGGGCAAAACCGGCCCGCGGTACGAGCTGCAGCTCTCCTATTGCGCAAGCACAACTTCCACACGATGCCCATCGACAAGAGCATCAACAACAATCCGTTCGGGGCGCAGACCAGTCTGCTGGTGCAGTCTTTCCAGATGCAGCATCGAAAAGGCCGCGGTGCGTTGGTTGGTGTCGGGACCTGGCAGAACCTGTTCTCCGAGCAGATCACCATCGCGGGTACACCGTTGGAGCAGTCGGGCACTGGGAACGCTCAGTGGTCGAACTGCGGGCCAGTGTGTGGAGTCCAGATGATTCTGGCTCATCGCAAGACCCCATCCGGGTGGAATGGATACAGCAGCTCCACGCGTACCGCCGTTGAGCGGTTCCGCTACGAAGCCATGGGCTTGGCGAAGTCATCTGCGCGTGACAAGAGTGGGACCGAGTTTCCCGACTTCCAGAAGGGCTTGGGCGATTACGGGATCAAAGTGCGACGCGGCGGCATCGAGGACACGATCCGCGACGCCAAGCGTGGCGTTCCCTCGATCGCAGGCGGGGACGTCTATCGCATGCCGTATTCCAAGCGCGTCAAGAGCCCCGTCTCCCACTGGGTCGTGGTCGTGGGCTACTACTCGGGCTACTACTTGGTTCTCGACCCGATCGGGACGACGCCGCGCACCGAGCGGATCACTGAGGCGCAGTTACGGCACTACGCGGCATCGAACCCCGGGTACACCCCGGGACACCCCACGATGGCGCCGCCGACCCAGAACTCGATCCTGCTGGCGTGA
- a CDS encoding amino acid ABC transporter permease, protein MSSSSVLFDAPGPKARVRNRILSIISLVTFAAFAWWIISVLADQGQFEAAKWKPFIQSEIWSEYLVPGLINTVKAAAISIVLAAVLGLVLALARMSALTPLRWAAGVFVEFFRAVPVLMMMIFTWGLFIQTPSIPPDQAPLLAVVTALTLYNGSVMCEVVRAGVGQLPAGQREAGLSVGLSEQQTLRTILLPQAITAMLPSLVSQLVVVLKDTALGFNVTYLELLRSGTQAESNYTNLVPVLIVVATIYIIINYAVTKLAEYIEGRLKRRGLGRKGTTGAAGSTAAGPDMAFNRETG, encoded by the coding sequence ATGAGCTCAAGCAGCGTGCTCTTCGATGCGCCCGGGCCTAAAGCCCGTGTGCGCAATCGGATCCTGAGCATCATCAGCCTCGTGACCTTTGCGGCATTCGCTTGGTGGATCATTTCCGTCCTCGCCGACCAGGGCCAGTTCGAGGCGGCCAAGTGGAAGCCCTTCATTCAGTCTGAGATCTGGTCTGAATACCTCGTCCCAGGTCTGATCAACACCGTGAAGGCCGCCGCGATCAGCATCGTGTTGGCCGCGGTCCTTGGCCTGGTCCTTGCCCTCGCTCGGATGTCGGCGCTCACACCCCTGCGGTGGGCGGCCGGTGTCTTCGTCGAGTTCTTCCGCGCCGTGCCGGTGCTGATGATGATGATCTTCACCTGGGGTCTCTTCATCCAGACACCGTCGATCCCACCAGACCAGGCGCCCCTGCTCGCCGTGGTGACGGCGTTGACCTTGTACAACGGTTCGGTGATGTGTGAGGTCGTCCGCGCCGGCGTCGGCCAACTCCCTGCAGGCCAACGTGAGGCCGGGCTGTCTGTTGGCCTCAGCGAGCAGCAAACCCTGCGGACAATCCTGCTCCCCCAGGCGATTACGGCGATGTTGCCTAGCCTGGTAAGCCAGTTGGTCGTAGTCCTGAAGGACACCGCGTTGGGCTTCAACGTGACGTATCTCGAACTCCTGCGCTCTGGCACGCAGGCCGAGTCCAACTACACCAACCTTGTCCCCGTGCTGATCGTGGTCGCCACGATCTACATCATCATCAACTACGCCGTCACCAAGCTCGCGGAGTACATCGAAGGTCGCCTGAAGCGTCGCGGACTGGGCCGCAAGGGGACCACTGGCGCTGCAGGCAGCACCGCCGCTGGTCCGGACATGGCGTTCAACCGGGAAACCGGCTGA
- a CDS encoding amino acid ABC transporter permease → MSQIFEQFDVISFFWMTIKLTALAAVASFIIGTVMAIMRLSPVPVLRFVGTAYVTLFRNTPLTLIVFGSLFGISITLQFSISDTLSTNAFFFAIFGLAVYHAAFVCEAIRSGVNTIPLGQAEAARSIGLTFTQTLREVILPQAMRGAITPLGNTLIALAKNTTVVMTIGVLESAYFLSKVSEDASSQLNNAFLLVAGFFVLFTVPMGLATGYASRKLAVKR, encoded by the coding sequence GTGTCACAGATCTTCGAGCAGTTCGACGTCATTTCTTTCTTTTGGATGACGATCAAGCTCACCGCACTCGCAGCCGTTGCCTCGTTCATCATCGGCACGGTCATGGCGATCATGCGGTTATCGCCAGTGCCAGTACTCCGGTTCGTCGGTACGGCCTACGTCACCCTCTTCCGCAACACGCCCTTGACGCTGATTGTGTTCGGCAGCCTGTTCGGCATCAGCATTACCTTGCAGTTCAGCATCTCGGACACCCTGTCGACCAATGCGTTCTTCTTCGCCATCTTTGGCTTGGCCGTCTACCACGCAGCGTTCGTCTGTGAGGCAATCCGCTCCGGGGTCAACACCATTCCCCTTGGCCAAGCCGAGGCCGCGCGCTCGATCGGGTTGACCTTTACGCAGACCTTGCGCGAGGTCATCCTGCCGCAGGCCATGCGCGGCGCCATTACGCCACTCGGCAATACGCTGATTGCCCTCGCGAAGAACACCACGGTGGTCATGACGATCGGCGTTCTGGAGTCCGCGTACTTCCTCTCGAAGGTGAGTGAGGATGCCTCCAGCCAACTCAATAACGCGTTCCTCCTGGTCGCGGGATTCTTCGTACTCTTCACCGTGCCCATGGGCCTAGCGACCGGGTATGCCTCACGGAAACTGGCGGTGAAGCGATGA
- a CDS encoding glutamate ABC transporter substrate-binding protein: protein MQKTRRMAGVAGLSVVALSLAACGGSENEGGEDGVNVGIKFDQPGLGQKVGSGYEGLDVDVANYVAKDAGLGKVTFKEAPSKQREQLIKSGQVKMVIATYSVTDERKQEVSFAGPYFIAEQALLVAKDSKINGVKSLSGKKLCSVSGSTSATKLKEQVPGVNLQEFDTYSKCASALSTGQIDAMTTDDTILSGYAQQDSYKGKFKVVKGVGGDEIYGIGIKKGDTALCKKVNTSLQKMVDSGEWKKSVEKHLGAEYQLNAEKNPPKQETCS, encoded by the coding sequence ATGCAGAAGACTCGTCGGATGGCCGGTGTCGCTGGCCTATCGGTCGTAGCGCTCAGCCTCGCAGCGTGCGGCGGCAGCGAAAACGAAGGCGGCGAAGACGGCGTCAACGTCGGTATCAAGTTCGACCAGCCCGGGCTCGGCCAGAAGGTTGGCAGTGGCTACGAGGGTCTCGACGTTGATGTGGCGAACTATGTGGCCAAGGACGCTGGCCTGGGCAAGGTCACCTTCAAGGAGGCGCCGTCCAAGCAGCGCGAACAACTGATCAAGTCTGGTCAGGTCAAGATGGTCATCGCGACCTACTCCGTCACCGACGAGCGCAAGCAGGAAGTCTCCTTCGCGGGCCCGTACTTCATCGCAGAGCAGGCGCTGCTCGTGGCGAAAGACTCGAAGATCAACGGCGTCAAGTCGCTGAGTGGCAAAAAGTTGTGCTCGGTGTCGGGTTCAACGTCAGCCACCAAGCTCAAGGAGCAGGTCCCGGGGGTCAACCTTCAGGAGTTCGACACCTACTCCAAGTGCGCTTCGGCCCTGTCAACCGGCCAGATTGATGCGATGACGACGGACGACACCATCCTGTCGGGCTACGCCCAGCAGGACTCGTACAAGGGCAAGTTCAAGGTCGTCAAGGGAGTCGGTGGCGATGAGATCTACGGCATCGGCATCAAGAAGGGCGACACCGCCCTGTGCAAGAAGGTCAACACCTCGTTGCAGAAGATGGTCGATTCTGGCGAGTGGAAGAAGTCGGTCGAGAAGCACCTCGGTGCCGAGTACCAACTGAATGCCGAAAAGAACCCGCCAAAGCAAGAGACCTGCTCCTAA
- a CDS encoding amino acid ABC transporter ATP-binding protein, producing MSEPLARDTPAHGEPLVVMTDVQKHFGDLHVLQDIQLTVHRGEVVVVIGPSGSGKSTLCRTINRLETYEAGTITIDGKDLPEEGAELAKLRADVGMVFQSFNLFSHKTILENVTLGPIKVRGIKKPEAEQRAMELLNRVGVDHQAKKYPAQLSGGQQQRVAIARSLAMEPKVMLFDEPTSALDPEMINEVLDVMADLAKEGMTMIVVTHEMGFARRAADRVVFMSDGKILEQNTPHEFFDHPQTDRAKDFLGKILTH from the coding sequence ATGAGCGAACCTCTCGCGCGGGACACCCCTGCCCACGGCGAACCACTCGTGGTGATGACGGACGTGCAGAAACACTTCGGCGACCTCCACGTTCTCCAGGACATTCAACTGACGGTTCATCGCGGTGAAGTTGTGGTGGTGATTGGCCCCTCCGGTTCAGGTAAATCGACCCTGTGCCGCACCATTAACCGGCTCGAGACCTACGAGGCTGGAACCATCACCATCGACGGCAAGGACCTCCCCGAAGAGGGCGCCGAACTCGCTAAGCTGCGCGCCGACGTCGGCATGGTGTTCCAGTCGTTCAACCTGTTCTCGCACAAGACGATTCTTGAGAACGTCACGCTCGGTCCGATCAAGGTCCGTGGCATCAAGAAGCCCGAGGCCGAACAGCGGGCCATGGAGCTACTCAATCGCGTCGGGGTAGACCATCAGGCCAAGAAGTACCCAGCCCAGCTCTCCGGCGGTCAGCAACAGCGCGTCGCGATCGCACGGTCGCTGGCGATGGAACCCAAGGTCATGCTCTTCGACGAGCCAACCTCGGCACTTGACCCCGAGATGATCAACGAGGTTCTCGACGTGATGGCCGATCTGGCCAAAGAGGGCATGACGATGATCGTGGTCACCCACGAAATGGGCTTCGCTCGACGTGCCGCCGACCGTGTCGTCTTCATGTCCGACGGCAAGATCCTCGAACAGAACACGCCACACGAATTTTTCGACCACCCGCAGACCGATCGAGCCAAGGACTTCCTTGGCAAGATCCTGACTCACTGA
- a CDS encoding DUF4352 domain-containing protein, translating to MRGTKISTAFIAGALALAGCGGSSEDGASSVEWSKKDLGEQLKESLNVPRAAMGDATCKKGLPAVKNASTTCTISVEGQRETWLAIVKPAGKTGGLAPEFRVEGNDGEGNDAAGSTPAVDCSDEGLSQAEWIEHCDSEEDFPAEGENPLEPVKVAVGKAHTYLAGTVTVDKLTCGILALPDVTIDETPATADEGQEFCVVFATVENRSKKPLDSAPTFYAVQTSDGTTYAGPDDTLYGGYDGVDFGGFADTINPKQSVQFASAFQVPKGERPTSVLTESEEDGMLVEDPDDYASFELPNA from the coding sequence ATGAGGGGAACAAAGATCTCGACGGCCTTCATTGCCGGGGCACTGGCGCTGGCTGGTTGTGGGGGCTCTTCCGAGGATGGGGCCTCATCTGTGGAGTGGAGCAAGAAGGACCTGGGCGAGCAGCTTAAGGAAAGCCTCAATGTGCCCAGAGCTGCGATGGGGGATGCGACCTGCAAGAAGGGGTTGCCCGCGGTCAAGAACGCATCGACGACCTGCACGATCTCGGTGGAGGGCCAGCGGGAGACGTGGCTTGCCATTGTGAAGCCGGCCGGTAAGACCGGTGGTCTGGCACCGGAGTTCAGAGTCGAGGGCAATGACGGAGAAGGCAATGACGCGGCTGGGTCCACCCCAGCGGTTGACTGCTCTGACGAGGGTCTGTCGCAAGCTGAGTGGATCGAGCATTGTGATAGCGAGGAGGACTTCCCTGCTGAGGGCGAGAATCCCTTGGAGCCGGTGAAAGTCGCCGTAGGAAAGGCGCACACTTACTTGGCGGGCACGGTCACCGTCGACAAGCTGACCTGCGGCATACTCGCTCTTCCGGACGTCACGATCGACGAGACACCCGCGACCGCAGACGAGGGGCAGGAGTTCTGCGTGGTGTTCGCGACGGTAGAGAACAGATCTAAGAAGCCACTGGACAGTGCACCTACGTTCTACGCGGTGCAAACGTCTGATGGCACCACCTATGCGGGACCAGATGACACGTTGTATGGCGGGTACGACGGCGTCGACTTCGGGGGCTTCGCCGACACGATCAACCCCAAGCAGAGCGTTCAGTTCGCCAGCGCCTTCCAGGTGCCCAAGGGTGAACGTCCGACGTCGGTGCTCACAGAGAGCGAAGAAGACGGCATGTTGGTCGAAGACCCGGACGATTATGCCAGTTTCGAGCTCCCGAATGCGTAG
- a CDS encoding putative immunity protein, whose protein sequence is MTNDQATGPELTNLTLSELDRQELIEWAATCAHRLLPLFDRHRPDDDRLAIALDAVEKFREGKLTVGPMRKQALGCHAAARDCTDPAAASVARVCGQAVAVAHMGWHARNLPRYTNKALSGQALTEGLEFQRAHVPDRFHVYIYGE, encoded by the coding sequence ATGACTAACGATCAGGCCACAGGGCCAGAACTGACCAACTTGACTTTGTCCGAACTGGATCGGCAAGAGTTGATTGAATGGGCCGCTACTTGCGCCCACCGACTCCTGCCATTGTTCGATCGGCATCGTCCGGACGATGACCGACTCGCGATCGCACTCGACGCCGTCGAGAAATTCCGAGAGGGAAAACTGACGGTCGGCCCAATGCGCAAGCAAGCCCTCGGGTGCCACGCTGCTGCTCGCGACTGCACAGACCCAGCGGCTGCGTCCGTAGCGCGTGTCTGCGGCCAGGCCGTAGCCGTTGCCCACATGGGTTGGCATGCACGAAACCTGCCGCGCTATACGAACAAAGCCCTCTCGGGCCAGGCGCTCACTGAAGGATTGGAATTCCAGCGCGCGCACGTGCCCGATCGTTTCCACGTCTACATTTACGGCGAGTGA
- a CDS encoding lysophospholipid acyltransferase family protein — translation MRAVATVKDNLKPKALKNAAGFTLVWVTAKIAHRVRFTHSAHLPRSGPVLIVANHLSMSEALAVARLTIGHRRFPHFLAMAEVFSWPVVGTLARWTGQIPVERGTAAAAGSLQAAAERLELGQVVVLYPEGQLTKQPDLRPGPGRTGAARLALAHPQVPVIPIGQWGPRPGNRHLWHRHTTRLVVGAPLDLSPWAGRADDPEAVRAATDLTMSTITALVEIARGEEFDEPTPVEPTGTQ, via the coding sequence ATGCGCGCTGTTGCCACTGTGAAGGACAATCTGAAGCCGAAGGCGTTGAAGAACGCCGCCGGCTTCACGCTGGTCTGGGTCACCGCGAAGATTGCACACCGGGTGCGCTTCACCCACTCGGCACATCTCCCGAGATCAGGTCCGGTCCTCATCGTCGCGAACCATCTGTCGATGTCAGAGGCTCTTGCGGTGGCCCGACTGACGATTGGGCACCGCCGCTTTCCCCACTTCTTAGCCATGGCCGAGGTGTTCTCCTGGCCCGTCGTGGGCACGCTGGCGCGCTGGACCGGTCAGATCCCTGTCGAACGCGGTACGGCAGCTGCTGCCGGTTCCCTTCAGGCCGCTGCGGAACGTCTCGAGTTAGGCCAGGTCGTCGTGCTCTACCCGGAGGGGCAGTTGACCAAACAACCGGATTTGCGCCCCGGGCCAGGTCGCACCGGCGCAGCCAGGCTTGCGTTGGCCCACCCGCAGGTCCCGGTCATTCCCATCGGTCAGTGGGGGCCTCGTCCCGGCAACCGCCACCTCTGGCACCGGCACACCACGCGCCTCGTCGTCGGAGCGCCACTCGACTTGTCCCCCTGGGCCGGCCGCGCAGACGACCCCGAGGCCGTACGCGCCGCCACCGACCTGACGATGAGCACCATCACAGCGTTGGTTGAGATCGCCCGCGGTGAGGAGTTCGACGAGCCAACGCCGGTCGAGCCGACGGGAACGCAGTGA
- a CDS encoding NAD-dependent epimerase/dehydratase family protein, whose protein sequence is MKVLLTGAAGFIGTAIARELNSRGAEVVCVDLMLEQAHGNTLPPEGIHQLDVRDARQWAHLLDGVDVVCHQAAVVGAGANVADLPLYASHNDLGTAALLAAMHERNVSSLVLASSMVVYGEGLYSCVQHGIRRPQPRATADLDAGVYDPTCPDCGARLAWELVGEDAPLDPRSAYAASKLAQEHYASAWARATSSSVIALRYHNVYGPGMPRDTPYSGVAAMFRSSLERGLAPQVYEDGAQTRDFVHVHDIARANALAIEAAGEHDTGLVAYNVCSGRPVTIGQVAELVSSGTEANLTPEVTGAYRLGDVRHVVASPQRAAHELGFIAAVDPTDGLPAFATEPLREG, encoded by the coding sequence ATGAAGGTCCTCCTGACTGGTGCCGCTGGGTTCATCGGCACGGCAATAGCGCGTGAGTTGAATAGTCGTGGGGCGGAGGTTGTTTGCGTCGACCTGATGCTGGAGCAGGCGCATGGAAACACGTTGCCTCCGGAGGGAATTCACCAACTCGACGTGCGCGACGCGCGACAGTGGGCACACCTGCTCGACGGCGTCGACGTCGTATGCCATCAAGCCGCGGTCGTGGGGGCAGGCGCCAACGTGGCCGATCTGCCGCTGTATGCCTCGCACAACGACCTCGGAACGGCGGCTCTGCTCGCGGCGATGCACGAGCGAAATGTCTCCAGCCTGGTCCTTGCGTCGTCCATGGTTGTTTACGGCGAAGGACTGTATTCCTGTGTGCAGCACGGGATTCGGCGCCCACAGCCTCGCGCGACCGCCGACCTGGACGCGGGAGTTTACGATCCGACCTGCCCAGATTGTGGAGCCCGGCTCGCGTGGGAGTTGGTGGGGGAGGATGCCCCACTCGACCCGCGGAGTGCGTATGCCGCCAGCAAACTCGCGCAGGAGCATTACGCCTCGGCGTGGGCCCGTGCGACGAGCAGTAGCGTCATCGCCCTGCGCTATCACAACGTCTACGGTCCAGGAATGCCGCGAGACACCCCGTACTCCGGCGTTGCGGCCATGTTCCGATCGTCTCTTGAGCGCGGATTGGCCCCGCAGGTCTATGAGGACGGCGCGCAGACACGCGACTTCGTCCATGTCCACGACATTGCCCGCGCGAACGCGCTGGCCATTGAGGCGGCGGGGGAGCACGACACCGGGTTGGTGGCCTACAACGTGTGTTCGGGGCGCCCCGTCACGATCGGTCAGGTCGCGGAACTGGTGTCATCCGGCACCGAAGCCAACCTGACGCCAGAGGTGACCGGTGCTTACCGGCTGGGTGATGTGCGGCACGTGGTCGCCTCGCCGCAGCGCGCTGCACACGAACTGGGATTCATCGCCGCGGTCGACCCCACGGACGGCTTGCCAGCCTTTGCCACGGAGCCACTTCGGGAGGGCTAG